TTGTAGGTGGTTGAAAATATTGCTAGAAAATATGGTGTTAGTAAGGGTGAATTACTGGACGGGGAAGCTGATGACCTTGCTGTACGAGTTGCTTTGGGTGAAACTCAAGTAGTTGCAGAGACAAAGAATGCTCTCACAAATGCTGGAGTAAATGTTGCATCTTTAGAGGAATTTGCTTCTGGTAAAGCTGATGGACACAAAAGGAGCAATCATATTCTTCTTGTGAAAAACTTGCCTTATGGTTCTTCTGAAGGAGAACTTGCAAATATGTTCGGGAAATTTGGGAGTTTAGATAAAATCATCCTTCCACCAACTAAGATATTGGCTTTGGTAATTGTTGCTCTCTCTCTgtctatataatatatattacaaGTTAATATATCTTAGGCGTAATGATTGCTCTATAACACATGAGACTAATCTTacaaataaacaatttcatCTATGTTatcaattatgatttattcATTGTCGTCTTTTATTAGCTAGACTGATCAAAGCACCTTTCAGTATTGGTGGTGCCAATGAAATCTTTCAAAACTTTACCATGTAACTTAATTTCACCTTTATCTTCTAACCTTCGACTGCTTTTATTTTGAGATACAGGTTATTTTTCTAGAGCCATCTGTAGCTCGCGCTGCCTTTAAAGGTTTGGCATACAAACGTTACAAGTAAGCTCATTCTCTTTCATTATATGTCTGAGAACATCTGTAGTACTTTAATGAGTTGAATTTTACCATGCAGACATCATagtttaaagaatattatgtTACATCTAGCTAAGAACAACTTAATATCGCATCTAACAAAGTTACATAACAAATTTCTTTCCTTGGGAATCAAACAATGGAGATTAGAGATTCTAATTTTGTAACTCTCTAATCAAACATGTTTGGAGCAAATATGTCCACCGTGCAGTGCTGCCTTTATTCTTTGCCTTCACTCTTAGAAAGATAATGTTTTGCTTtaaggttttcaaattattttaatatttaggtTAAATTGCAAATTTGGTCCTTatgatttagaaaaaattagaatttagtcTCTATGGTTTTAAAGGTTAGAATTTCGTTCTTATGGTTAGATAAAACCTCGATTAAAGtataattataagaaaataagaaagaactACCAGATTCTATCTATATCTAATACTAGACTCTTAAGCATAAGGTAGTTTAAAAGGGAAATCTATATACCGGTAGGGACTTTAGGAGTGCTATGATAtccattatttttctatataccAGTAGGGACTTTAGGAGGCTTTTATCAAACCATAGGAACTAGTTCtaacatttaaaactaaagGGACTATTTTCTAACTTTCTCCAAACCATATGAATTCTAACTTTCTCCAAACCATATGAACTGAAATTGTAATTTTACCTATAATTTGATAGTATTACCTACTAGTGAGGGATGGTGATGTGAGCATGTCCACCCTTTCTAATAGTGAGGGATATTTTTGCTACTTGAGCGTGTGAAGACATTTTATTCTAACCTTAAATCTCTACCCCACGTgtttttgaactaaaaaataatagttggGTTTTCCCCCGTGGAAGTAacagttctttctttttgacatTATATTAGGGATGCTCCATTATATTTGGAATGGGCTCCTGACAACATTCTTAGTCACAATCCAACGCCAGGCAATGTCAAGGACGAGAAAGTTGGTGAAGGTGATGCTAGGAGGGTGATATTAGAGCAGGCAGTGGAAGGAATATCAGATGTTGATTTTGACCCTGACAGGGTTGAGGTTTGTTTTCTGAGTCTTTGTAATAGTTATCCAGTGGAGCAGTACATAGCCGATCATCAACTAGTTTTGTATCTTGCATGTAgcattcatatattttctttaatatttttaaaacatgggAGCTTAGTTATCTTGCCTATCCAATCTATTTACTTGctttttgttctattttcttcAGTCGCGATCTCTTTTTGTCAAGAACCTCAACTTTAAAACGACTGATGAAAGTTTGAGAAAGCATTTTAGTGAAAACATGAAAGAGGGAAGAATATTGAGTGCCAAGGTAAAATATTATGATCTCAGCAGTTTATTTTGTTGATCTCAAGAAGTTCAAAgttttttagctttatttctTGACTGCCAGGTAAAGAAGCATATAAAAAAAGGACAGCATGTCTCGATGGGTTTTGgatttttggaatttgattcGGTGGAGACTGCCACAAGGGTCTGCAGTAACTTGCAGGTGATTGTGCTTTCAAggcaaatttttatttttatttacattgcATATCAGTTTAGGCATAAATTGGattgcttaattttttttctttgtatcaGGGAACTGTTTTGGATAGCCATGCCCTCATCTTGCAAATGTGTCATCTCAAGAAGGATGATCAAGGGCAAAGAAAAGTAGATAAGGAAAAGAGTTCGACTAAAATACTTGTAAGAAATGTGGCCTTTGAGGCTACAGGGAAAGATCTAAGACAGCTGTTCAGTCCCTACGGACAGGTGATTGCTTATCTTTGTTGATTAGCTGCGGCTGCCTCTGTTATTTTCATGTTGGGATCTGTCTCATTCAACTTGAAAACATATTTTCACTAATTTGGTTTTCATTATTGCAAttgaagaggttttcataAACCATGAACCACGCACCATAAGCACAATAATATCCGTACAAACCTTCGTATTGTTGCACCTTCATCCATTGGTTCTGAACACAGTTTTTCATATAAAGCACTGATAATCCTCTCGTGAGTTTTGCACAGCTTTTGAGGCAGTGACAAGTGCTTTTAACAAACTAAGAACACTTTTCAACGTTAAATTGATCCCAGATCTATCTAAATATCTACGGACATTTTTGTTCatgaaaaagaattttgtaCCTCTAGTTGGTTATTTACAAAGATTTGATACCTCTTCTTTCATTGAACTATATGGTTATcactttgtttttgttaatatttgcccttttttttttcagattaAGAGCTTAAGACTGCCAATGAAGTTTGGAAAACATAGAGGCTTTGCATTTGTGGAGTATGTTACAAAGCAGGAGGCGCAAAATGCATTTCAGGCACTTTCAAACACCCACTTGTATGGTCGGCATCTTGTAAGTCTTGAACTCACCTCGTGAATCAACCGCTTTACTTTTTACTTCATGTGGTGCTTCAGTTGCTACATAGTGTAAACTCCAAACCACGATGCATTTCTTACGAGTTTTCTAATGCAACAAACAGGTTTTAGAGAGAGCAAAGGAAGGCGAGACCTTGGAAGAATTGAGGGCCCGAACAGCTGCTCAGTTCAGCAACGATCACGATAAGTCTCAAAATCCAGTTTTGTCCAAGAAGAGGAAGCAGGTGGATGACTTTGAAGAAGACAGTAAGAAGTTTTTAAGGACTGATTAACCATATTTAAGGTGCATGGTAGTTTAGAAGATTACATGatcatcaattttgttttgtttttgcttgTTAGTTTGTACCATATCTCGTCTTCCAGTCCCCTTTTGATCTATATTATGAAGAGCTGCTTCCCACAGTTTTGTACTGTTTATCATAGGAATTAGTGTAGCATTTTCCTCTGTTGTCCTTGTCTAAAATATagtttgtatttaatttcatatgaaCGTTGAAATGTATAACAGTTCATTTGATTTGTATAACAATCTTGTCATTCTACCTTcaatattcattttcttttctttcattagaTTATGAGTTTAGTAATGTAAgtgtaataaatttgaattttgtggcTCTTAACTGAGGATGTTTGgatttttcaaaacttcaGACATTTATGAACTTGTCAGCGTGTTCTTGTGccgattttcttcttctagaaCAACAACTCTATTATCATCCAAGTTTGAATACGAATGTTGATTTAGCTCTATAATTGAAGTAGATTCTGAGAATCATAAGGTGAAGCGAGTTGGTGTTGTAAAATTTTGTGATATGATCCCAAATCACCACCTTTGTGGCTTTAGCTGATAGCTTTAGTCttccaacaaaataatattaaaaagattaataataattagtgtATTAAACAATATTGGAGGTCTATTTTCATTCcatatcaattaaataaataccgTGTAAAATTCAACTTTCAAAAggttcatacatatttgaagGTTGGGTTCGAGTTCAGAATTTAGGTTAATTCTAAtgaatttgaaaggaaataatcatctttttattctaaaatataaatcaattatatggcaaaaagaaaaggataaaGATTTGGCCTTTTACTAAAAAAGAACTTTAACTATGTTTTTCTCAaacacaaatataatttatttatttttttgctagATTCCAATTTATTCTagaaaaaatactttaaaataaacacTTTTTAAGAATTAAGCATCATGATGATAATGCTAAAAGGAGTTGAATTTTAAACCACTATTATTGAGAATATTGAATAGTAATTTTAAGGGTTGTTAACTTATCCTTCCACTAATATAATTATGAGGCTCGTTTTAAACCACTTTTATGTATAAAATATGGGGTCAGTATTTCACAAAATGGGTAGCAAAAGGATGTATAATTATGATACTCAAGACTATGCTTCTGATATCTACTAGCACTTGGTGATAGTGCATGGAAGAAATGTAAGCATATATAATCCATATATAGTGGAGGAAATAGCATAATGATTCTAATTTCACCAACCTTATAATATATAGTGCATGAAATAGTGTTACTAACTTTTGTTTCGTTACAAGATTCAGCTAGTAAGCATATGACGCGACATATGTTGATATGAAATTTCATCGACAAGCTACTATTGAGATCCATTATGTTGATTTCATATACTTGGTTGAACATCAAGAACAACAATTAGTAGAGAATGGATTCAATGTCTTCTctttattgaaaaagaagagtttaatttcaattagATTCTTCACCAAACACGTGGACAAATAACTTGCGATATCAAATTTACACCTACATCAGTTCACTGTATACTTTATTAATTACCAATAGAATtgatataaagaaattatcgttttttattttattttatttttttatcgaGTGGCTCGTAACGTCTAACAATTCTGACATTCTTTTGTAATCTTCgatatgtgagatctcacctagcagacacgttttaaaaaccttgagaagaagcctgaaagggaaagcccaaagaggacaatatctgctagcggtggacttgagttgttacaaatggtatcagagctagtcaccgggcaatgtgctagtgaggatgctgtgctcccaaggggtggattgtgagatctcacattggttggagatgggaacgaagcattcttataagggtgtggaaaccttccctaacagacacattttaaaaccgtgaggttgacaacgataGGTAACAGAcaaaagcgaacaatatttgtttagAGGTGGACTTGGGTTATTACACAATATACCATAGATGTTGAGAGTGCGACTAAAATCGAACGTAAAGCAATAAAAACTTACGtttaaaatgaacaatattatattattgtgaaGACAAGTGGAGGGTCGTCCCTAAGGATGTAAAATCTTATTCCCCACGAACTACCCTAATTTCGTGTGGAAATAGGGTTTCCATATTTAGGAGGTGACCCAACCttaacacaaaaaaaaggCAAGGCACAACATTGTTAGTGACAATCCAGCTTGACCCATGAATGGCCCTAAAGTTTGGGGACGTTATCGTTACTTACAAAAGACACTGGAGAAGTAGTGAGGGCAGGCGTCATTAGCAAACATGAACAGTTGAAGCAGAAACAACAGTGCAGTTGACATTGGATGATGCCCAACCCATCCCAACTTGTGGTGCTCACTCTCTTCTATAACACTCCTTTTCAATATCAATTTCACTTCCTTTCACGGAAAAAGACCATGGTACGCTCCGGGTGCTCGTCGTTTGCATAATTTGGATTTCATCCGCAACTTTAGCCTCTTCACAAAATAAAGACCTTGCCTTTTTCGAACATATCACGAGCATCTAGCACCAGCCTAGAAAACTATTTAACATATTCTTAGATATTCCCGATACGGTAGAACAATGCATGTTGTTAAAGCAACTTTAACTCCATGGGCTCGAATATGTCTCTTAATTAGATGCTTTCCTATGTATATGTTAGGACGATGCCCAAATCCCCTTCCTTGAAACTCCACAAGGAGCTAAGGTCGAAGCTAAGGTTAGAGGCATGTGTCTTGTTATCCCATGACCTGCTGTGTCTCTGTTCGGTTCGATTTAGATCATGTTCTTTCTCCAGCCAAATAAATTTACAGTTAAAGGGTTATCGTATAAATACCATAGTTCAACCTAGAGAGAACACGTCATTTCTCAATACTCTAAATCTTCGTTAGGTTAACATTAGAGCTGATGTGGTAAGCACCATACCAATGTGcaaattatttctcttttgcaTTCGATGTTCTTTCCAAATTAAACacatttattgttattgtcACGTTTAAGGTCGGTGCATTTTTactttccaaattttaaattaatgtcctaatgattaatttaaaattattttcatttgattttatttaaaacattctcaaaattatttatttttcacaaGTCCAATCATAATTTCTCTATAATTTACCTTAATCTCGACATTTAATACACGTGTAAAAGATACATTAGtaaactaattttataataataataataatcagttttttataatatagtcAAATCTTTAATAGGTTATTAAAATATGACGTGGAGTGCCATCATCCACTTGATTTTACAATTTGTGtgctaatttaatttgtaggacaaattattataaattgtgtGTTTAATGATGCAATAAGAACGGTACAAATCTAATACACTCTTcttaaatgaataataattttttttaatttaataatacttAGAGTCAGATCCAATGTCCCATATCTTACTCGAGAGAACATATCAGAACTATACTTTGATAAATAActaatctaatatatatatatatatatatatatatatatataatgaaaaattgtaaaaatataataataataattattattattataaaaaaaatggtactTATCATAtaggtaaaatatttataagatgAAATGGCTAtcgatatttaaaaaaaaaaaaatggtattacCAAATGACCAAAAAACCCTTGTACTCCAACAAGGCATTTGGATATAAAAGGGAGGTGTGGTAGTGCAAAATTCTTCATCCCATCTATTTCCCATTTCTTTAAGAAATTTAGCCTTTTGAGATACAAATATTTGTATCTCAATAAACCCAAATTCAGGTGACTacttcattatatttttactttattttatttatttattttctatgtaAAGTGAATTTAAAATGGCATTGCATCGTGTTATTAGGAATGGAGGTGAATATGACGGTAGCCATAAACTGTCCGTCAGAGATGAAAGCAACATCAAATGGAGTATTTCAGGGCGATAATCCGCTTGATTTCGCTCTTCCTTTGGCGATTCTTCAGATATGTTTGGTAGTCATTCTCACTCGTGTTCTTGGTTTGCTTTTTCGACCACTCAGACAACCTCGTGTCGTTGCAGAGATCGTTGTAagtttaatgaaattttaaggaGATATCTATATATCGGAGTATAGTTAAGTAAGGTTGGAATTGGATGCCACTAAAATTCTCGagctattaaaaaaagtatgaaTTGTTGCATGTGtctaataataaatgaaaaatattaaacaatttGTGGTATGCTAAGAAATGATATGCGTTTATTATGGTTGACGTTAGGGCGGAATATTGCTGGGACCATCAGCGGTGGGTCGGAGCCATGAATTTCTACACGCAGTTTTCCCGGAGAGAAGCCTAACAATGTTGGACACGTTGGCCAATCTGGGTCTGCTCTTCTTCTTATTTCTAGTTGGGCTCGAGCTGGATCCCAAGTCCCTCCGCCATACCGGAAAGGCCGCCATGGGCATCGCCCTCGCCGGAATCACCCTCCCCTTCCTCCTCGGCATCGGCACCTCCTTTGTTCTCCGTTCCACCATCTCCCAAGGCGTCCATGCCCCTCCCTTCCTTATCTTCATGGGCGTAGCTCTCTCCATCACTGCCTTCCCTGTTCTGGCCCGTATTCTGGCCGAGCTCAAGCTTTTAAACACTAACGTCGGCCGTATGGCTATGTCCGCCGCCGCTGTCAACGATGTCGCCGCCTGGATCTTCCTCGCTCTCGCCATCGCCCTCTCCGGTACTGGCCGCTCCCCTCTCGTCTCCCTCTGGGTCTTCCTCTTTGGGTTTGCTTTTGTCCTGTTCTGCTTCTTCACTCTGCCGCCCATTTTCCGGTGGATGTCCAGTCGCTGCTCCGACGGCGAACCCATCAGCGAACTCTATATTTGCGCTACCTTATCCATCGTCCTCGCCGCTGGTTTCTTCACCGATTTAATCGGAATACACGCCCTCTTTGGCGCCTTCGTTGTCGGCGTTCTTGTACCAAAAGACGGCCCACTGGCCGGCGCTCTCGTCGACAAAGTCGAAGGTCTGGTCTCTGGTCTCTTCCTCCCTCTTTACTTCGTTTCTAGCGGATTGAAAACCAACATCGCCACCATCAAAGGCGCCCAATCGTGGGGTCTCCTCGTTCTCGTCGTTTTCACCGCTTGTTTGGGGAAAGTCCTGGGCACCATCGCCGTCGCACTCTTCTGCAAAATGCCAGTCCAAGAATCAATCGCTTTGGGATTCTTGATGAACACGAAAGGGCTCGTGGAATTAATCGTCCTCAACATCGGGAAAGACAGAAAAGTTCTGAACGATCAAACTTTTGCAATTCTCGTTCTAATGGCTATCATCACGACCTTCATCACAACCCCAATCGTGATGGCGGTTTACAAACCGGCAAAGAGAAAAAGCAAATCTGAATACATAAACAGAACAATTGAGCGTGAGGATCCCAATTCAGAGCTGCGGATTTTGGCTTGTTTTCACTCTGTTACCAACATTCCTTCGGTTTTAAACTTGATTGAGGCGTCTCGTGGGGCGGAAGGAAAAGAATGGGTTGGGCGCCGGGTTTGCGTTTATGCTATGCATTTGATGGAGCTGACGGAGAGGTCGTCGGCCATTTTTATGGTCCACCGAGCTCGGAAGAATCAGCTTCCGTTCTGGAATAAAGGGGGGAAGGCGGATTCCGATCAAATCGTGGTGGCTTTTGAGGATTTTGGGCAGCTTAGTCGGGTGTCTATACGTCCAATGACGGCCATATCTCCACTATCTAGCATTCATGAAGATGTCTGCAACAGCGCCGAGCGGAAACGAGCAGCCATTATCATCCTCCCATTCCACAAACACCAAAGGTTAGTGTTGTTCTCATTTCATTCATACAAAACACACGATAGAGTACCCGAATAATCTCCTCTCCGCTTAATTcaggctcaactcctttctctTAAACCCTTGAACCACTTAAGTCACtcttgactacactttcgaaGTAAGGgcatgattctgataccatgttaagaacaacaaatttctataatgatattgtctactttgaatataaactctcgtggttCTGTTTTCGATTTTTTCAAGAGGTctcgtactaatggagatgtattccttacttataaattcatgatcattctcttaATTCTCTTCCAACAATTCTTAACATTATCTGGTAAATTGCAGGTATGATGGATGTTTGGAGACAACACGAGGCGATTTCCAATGGGTCAATCAAAAAGTTCTCGAACAACCACCTTGCTCTGTTGGGATCTTGGTCGACCGAGGATTTGGAGGTGGGTCTCACATCAGCGCTAGCAACGTCTCTTCCACCATAactatcttcttcttcggcGGCAGTGACGACCGTGAAGCACTAGCCTACGGTCGGAGAATGGCCGAACATCCCGGAATAACGCTAAATGTTATCCGCTTCCTTCCAAGCCCCGACATGGTGGTAGAATCCATTGTGGTTGACATTAACAAATACGACACAAATGATGTTTCAGCAAGCATAGATGAGAGGGTACTGTCGGagttgaagatgaaaaaaacagaggagaagTCGATTAAATATGAAGAGAGGGTTGTGAGCAATAGCTGCGACGCCATTGATGTAATGAGGGAGTTTGGTAGATGCCATTTGATATTGGTGGGTCGAATGCCAGAAGGGCGAGTCGTGGagagctttcatttgaagAGTGTGGAATGTCCTGAGTTGGGGCCAATTGGGAGCTTGTTCACATCGCCAGAGCTCCTCACATCAGCATCCCTGTTGGTGATTCAACAGTTTCGTGGTCccttgtcttctttttccaCATCTGCAATGGTTTTGCCTGAGGAGGTTAAGGCGTAAACGTGTCGATACATACTCGTTTTCTTCATTGTCTGTCGTATCGTtatcatttgaaaatgatatgagGTCGACGAATGGTTGAAGAACTATTTATGAAGACAAGATTATAGTGTGATAGAAAGGAGTAGATACTCTGATcgtattgaaattttttatcgTAAATGTATGGTATTTGTTCAAATTGAAAGGAGGGAGGAGGAAGTAGAGTTGCCCTTCTAGCTGTGTGCTTTTGTAAATCAAAATGATTTCTCGAGGGATGCACAGTGCTATGGTCATGCTTGTCAAAGGCGTGTTGTCTATAGTCGAATATTGGACATCCTGATCATGTTGCATTCCAAACTCTTTCTACTCGCTTTCATTTTAGATAGGGCTTTACTATTTCAGGTTGCTTTCATTTCaccaaaattatgtctatatCTGTCATGGCTAAAATGCCCACCTACTACATGGGGATATAATTAGTTCACTTTTTCATACTTAGATTATATATGATCAAAGTCATCCTTGTTACCTAATCACTTTTAGCTTATAATATTGCtttatttcaaattgttttcgaCATATTTTCTCGCTCACGTTCTccaaaacatttttcttaaacataACTTAAGACTCGAGCATACGCTACATTGTCCACAAAGTCTAAATTTCTCACGACTAACTTGTTTGCTAGATTAGAATAAGTGCTGTACAATCATCATTCCACTATCGCAAGAGTGCAATTGTCACACATAACAATACATTATATTTCAACCCTTTTTTGATgttcaataaataaatcagATTTGTGTTACAAAGATACTTTTGAGAACAAGATTTGGTTAACTTGGCctagttattattttaatttgatttaaaattgaaagtaattAACTTTCATAGAAAAgttccaaaaaaacaaaaaaaaattctcattaAAAGTTGATAGTTACAAACTTTTTAAGGAATATTACAacttaaaacataaattttccATAAATAACCTTGCAAACGTTTTAGGATTATTTGTGACTGAG
This genomic window from Cucurbita pepo subsp. pepo cultivar mu-cu-16 chromosome LG01, ASM280686v2, whole genome shotgun sequence contains:
- the LOC111791781 gene encoding cation/H(+) antiporter 18-like encodes the protein MEVNMTVAINCPSEMKATSNGVFQGDNPLDFALPLAILQICLVVILTRVLGLLFRPLRQPRVVAEIVGGILLGPSAVGRSHEFLHAVFPERSLTMLDTLANLGLLFFLFLVGLELDPKSLRHTGKAAMGIALAGITLPFLLGIGTSFVLRSTISQGVHAPPFLIFMGVALSITAFPVLARILAELKLLNTNVGRMAMSAAAVNDVAAWIFLALAIALSGTGRSPLVSLWVFLFGFAFVLFCFFTLPPIFRWMSSRCSDGEPISELYICATLSIVLAAGFFTDLIGIHALFGAFVVGVLVPKDGPLAGALVDKVEGLVSGLFLPLYFVSSGLKTNIATIKGAQSWGLLVLVVFTACLGKVLGTIAVALFCKMPVQESIALGFLMNTKGLVELIVLNIGKDRKVLNDQTFAILVLMAIITTFITTPIVMAVYKPAKRKSKSEYINRTIEREDPNSELRILACFHSVTNIPSVLNLIEASRGAEGKEWVGRRVCVYAMHLMELTERSSAIFMVHRARKNQLPFWNKGGKADSDQIVVAFEDFGQLSRVSIRPMTAISPLSSIHEDVCNSAERKRAAIIILPFHKHQRYDGCLETTRGDFQWVNQKVLEQPPCSVGILVDRGFGGGSHISASNVSSTITIFFFGGSDDREALAYGRRMAEHPGITLNVIRFLPSPDMVVESIVVDINKYDTNDVSASIDERVLSELKMKKTEEKSIKYEERVVSNSCDAIDVMREFGRCHLILVGRMPEGRVVESFHLKSVECPELGPIGSLFTSPELLTSASLLVIQQFRGPLSSFSTSAMVLPEEVKA